CTGGCCTGACACTTTCATCACAGGATGCCCAAACTCCGGTATACCGTTTAGTACTGCGTATCCATAAAATGTGAAAACAGATATAAACACAATCCCGGCAACATACGGGAACAACCTCATGCGTTCACTACCCTTAGTATCGCGTGACATCGTCGCACGGATAAGAATGATCAATACAAGTATTTCAACGACCAACTGCACAACAGCAAGATCCGGCGCTTTTAACAATAAGAAACACAGCGATAACGCCAACCCAATTGCTCCTACTGATACTACTGAAGACAACAAATCCTGAATCTCCACGGCAACAACCGCAGCGATAATCATAAACACTATCAACACCTGTAAAGTTATCATATATCCTCTTTACATCAATACTATCAACAAAACCGTAGCACCAATTAAAAACCAGCCTAAGTATACATGCAAATTACCAGTATGCACTGCCGATAATAACGACGCGAGATACATCATTGCCTTTAAACAAAGTTCGTAAATATCCGTTAATTTACGTTCTGACAGTTTTAAAAATGTATCCATAACCTTTATCTCGCGGATAGTCGTATAAAAATCAACTCCGCTGACACGTTCTTCCGGAAGTAAGGTTTCACCGCCTATAAAATTTGGGACTCTCCGTATTTTGTTTTTATTAATAAAATAAACAAGCACACCTATCGCAATCCCTGCAATCG
The sequence above is a segment of the Elusimicrobiota bacterium genome. Coding sequences within it:
- the mbhE gene encoding hydrogen gas-evolving membrane-bound hydrogenase subunit E; this translates as MITLQVLIVFMIIAAVVAVEIQDLLSSVVSVGAIGLALSLCFLLLKAPDLAVVQLVVEILVLIILIRATMSRDTKGSERMRLFPYVAGIVFISVFTFYGYAVLNGIPEFGHPVMKVSGQYIKHALVQTGSANVVMAVMLDYRVFDTLCRITILLTAAVGVLTVLRRESRKKQEEVKTDGK